The nucleotide window CCGCAGGCCATGACGGTACAGCTGCCCGCCGGCGCGGTACCCGGCCGCGGCGGCGTGCGCACATCGTTCACGGCGCGCCTGGGCGGCGACCTGCCCGGCGTGCGCGACTGGATGGCGGCTTACCCGTACACCTGCCTGGAACAGCAGGCCTCGCGCGCGGTGGCGCTGGGCGACGCGGCCATGTGGAGCCGCGTGGCGGATGGGCTGCCCGCCTACCTCGATGGCGACGGGCTGGCGAAGTACTTCGCGCCGATGGAGCAGGGCAGCGATACGCTGACGGCCTACCTGCTCTCGGTAAGCCATGAAGCGGGCTACGAACTGCCCGCCATGCACAGGTCGCGCATGCTGGACGGGCTGGAAGCCTTCGTGGAAGGCCGCATCGTGCGTGGCTCGCCGCTGCCGACGGCCGACCTGGCGGTGCGCAAGCTCGCCGCGCTGGAAGCGCTGTCGCGCGAAGGGCGCGTCAATCCGGGCATGACGGAATCGTTCACGCTGCAGCCGAACCTGTGGCCCACCTCGGCCGTCATCGACTGGTACCTGGTGCTGGCGCGCACGCCCGAGCTGCCGCAGCGGGATGCGCGCCTGCGCGAGGCCGGGCAGATCATCAAGTCCCGCCTGAACCTGCAAGGCACGACCATGACCTTCTCGACCGAGCGCACCGACGCCTGGTGGTGGCTGATGGTGTCCGCCGACGTCAACGCGAACCGCCTGCTGCTGGCGGTGCTGGACGACCCGGCCTGGAAAGCCGACATGGGCAGATTGGCGCGCGGTGCGCTGGGCAGGCAGAAGCACGGGCGCTGGAGCACCACCGTTGCCAATGCCTGGGGCGCCCTCGCGCTGCGCAAGTTCTCGCGGGCCTTCGAGGCGGAAGCCGTGACGGGCAGCGCCGTCGTGGCGCTTGGCGGCGAGCGGCGCAGCGTCGCGTTGCAGGACGGTGCGGCGGCGACCGCGCAGGGCGGCGGCGAAGCCGCGGCCGTCACGCTGCCATGGCCGCGCGGCGCCGCGTCGCTGGACATGCGCCATGAGGGCGGCGGCAAGCCGTGGGTGACCGTGCAAAGCCTGGCGGCGCTCCCGCTGGCGGCGCCGCTGTCCTCCGGCTACGTGATCAGGAAGACGGTCACGCCGCTCGAACAGGCGGCGGCCGGCACGTGGGCGCGCGGCGATACCTATCGCGTCAGGCTGGAGCTGGAAGCGCAGAGCGACATGACGTGGGTGGTGGTCGACGACCCGATCCCTGCCGGCTCCACCGTGCTCGGCTCCGGTCTCGGCAACGATTCACGCATCGGCGCGCGCGGCGAGAAGGCTTCCGGCTGGGCGTGGCCGGCGTTCCAGGAGCGCACGTTCGCCGCGTTCCGTTCCTATTACGCCTTCGTGCCGAAGGGGAAGTGGACGGTCGAGTACACGGTGCGGCTGAACAATGCCGGCCGCTTCGGCCTGCCGCCCACGCGGGTGGAGGCCATGTACAGCCCGGAGATGTTCGGCGAGTCGCCGAATGCGGCGGTCGAGGTGAAGTGATGCGCTGTTTTCCAATGCGCTGGCTGCCAATGTGCTCCCTGGCGCTACGTATTCTGCCGATGCGTGTCCTGCCGATGCGTATTCTGCCGATGCGTATCCTGCCGGTACGTTCTCTTGCCATCGCCGTGCTGCTGGCAGCATCCGCGGCGCCCGCGGCATCGGCGCCCGCCGTGCCGGCGCATGAGCAGGTCAGGGCGCAGTGGCGCGCATCGGACGCGGTCATGCTGGACCGCCATGGCGCGCCCGTGCAGGCGCTGCGCGTCGACCGGCAGGCACGCCGCGCCCCATGGGTGGCGCTGGCGGACATCTCGCCGGCACTGCCGCTGGCCGTGCTGCAGGCGGAGGACACGCGTTTCATGGAACATGGCGGCGTCGACCTGCGGGCCATGGGGCAGGCGGCGTGGGACAACCTGTTCCGCGAGCGGCCGCGCGGCGCGTCGACCATCACCATGCAGCTCGCCGGGTTGCTGGATCCGGCATTGAAGGCAGGGCCGGGCGGCCGCACGCTGGGCCAGAAATGGGACCAGGCCGTAGCGGCCCGCGCGCTCGATGCCGCATGGAGCAAGGCGCAGATCCTCGAAGCGTACCTGAACCTGGTGGCGTTCCGCGGCGAACTGCAAGGCGTGGGCGCGGCGGCGCAGGGCCTGTTCGGCAAGGCGCCCTCCGGCCTGGACGTGGCCGAGTCGGTGATCCTCGCCAGCCTGTTGCGGGCACCCTCCGCCTCCCGGGCCATCGTGGCGCGGCGGGCCTGCGCACTGGCCAGGGACCTGAAGGCGGCCACGCCGTGTGCCGCGATCGATGCCGTTGCCCAGCGGGCGTTCTCGCGGCAGGCATCGATGGCGCCATTGCCGCCGGCACGCGAGGCGGCTGCGCAATTGCTGAAGGGGGCCGGGGAGAACGTGCGCAGCACGCTCGATGGCACGCTGCAGCGCCACGTGCAGGCGGTGCTGCGGCAGCAGCTGATGGCGCTGCGCGAGCGGCACGTGGCCGATGGCGCCGTGCTGGTCCTGGATAACGCCACCGGCGAGATCCTGGCCTGGGTGGGCAATGCCGGCGGCAGCGAGGTCGATGGCGTGACCGCGGCGCGGCAGGCCGGATCGACGCTGAAACCATTCCTGTACGCGCTGGCGCTGGAGCGGCGGCTGCTGACGGCGGCGTCGCCGCTGGACGATACGCCGCTGGAAGTGACCACGCCGTCCGGCCTGTATGCGCCGCAGAACTACGAGCACGACTTCAAGGGCATCGTCACGGCGCGCGCCAGCCTGGCCGGTTCGCTGAACGTTCCAGCCGTGCGCACGCTGATGCTGGTCGGGCTGGAACGCTTCGCCGCGCAGTTGCGCGCACTGGGGTTTTCCAGCCTCGGCGAAGAAGCCGATTTCTATGGTCCGTCGCTGGCCCTGGGCTCGGCCGACGTCACCCTGCTCGAGTTGACCAATGCCTACCGGGCGCTGGCCAACGGCGGCGTGGCCGGCGGCGCCACCTTGCAGGCCCGCGCGCGGCCGGTGGCAAGGCGTCGCGTCGTCGATGCGGGCGCTGCGTTCATCGTGGGCGACATCCTGGCCGACCGCGCGGCGAGGGCGGCCACGTTCGGCCTGAAGAACGAGCTGGCCGCGCCGTACTGGGCGGCCGTCAAGACCGGGACCAGCAAGGACATGCGGGATAACTGGTGCATCGGCTATACCGCGCGCCATACCGTCGGCGTGTGGGTCGGCAATTTCGACGGCAGCGCGATGTGGGACGTGTCCGGCGTCAGCGGGGCCGCGCCGGTCTGGCGCGACGTGATGGATTACCTGAACCGCGATCTTCCCGGCCGTGCGCCGCAAGCGCCGGCCGGTGTGGTGCGCCGCACCGTCACGTGGCAGCCTGCGCTGGAAGCGGCGCGGCCCGAATGGTTCCTGAAAGGCACCGAGACATCGCGGGTGGCGCTGCTGCCGGCCGAGCAGCGGCTCCCCGAGATCGTCTATCCCGCCGACGGGGCGATCCTGGCGGTCGACCCCGATATCCCGGCAGGCCGGCAGCGCGTGTTCTTCCTGGCGCACGGCCCGCGCGACCTGCGCTGGCGGCTCGACGGCACGGAAGCAGGCTCCACCGGCCAGCAGGCAGGCTGGGCTCCCGCGCCCGGCAAGCATGAATTGGTGCTGCTGGACGGAACGGGCAGGGAAGTCGATCGCACCACGTTCACCGTGCGCGGCGCCGAATAGCGTCGGGGCAGCGCATCAGCAACAACCTGCGCCGTCGCGCCACTTCAACGATTGTGTTGCAAAAAAATCGGGGACTGTCCCCATGCGTCAGTTAAGTCCACCCCAAGTGCAAATTCTGGGGTCAGACCCGGCGGGTCTGACCCCTGCCCTTCGCTGCTGGGGTGAATGCATGCGCGTCCAATGAGCCGTATGACGCTCAACTTGACGGCATTAGGGACTGTCCTCGGTGTTGTCTTGATACCAGCTCGGCAGTATCGGGGCAATAAAAAAGCCGGCACTAGGCCGGCTTCGGGATGCTGCATGCAGTGTTTATTCGCGGTCGCCGCTGGTGAAGCCCAGGATCGACAGCAGGCTGGTGAAGATGTTGTACACGTCCAGGTACAACGCCAGCGTGGCGCTGATGTAGTTGGTTTCGCCGCCGTTGACGATGCGTTGCACGTCATACAGGATGAAGGCGGAGAAGATGCCGATGGCCAGCACCGAGATCGTCAGCGACAGGGCCGGGATCTGGAAGAAGATGTTCGCCAGCGATGCCAGGATGATCAGCACCAGGCCGATGAACGCGAACTTCGCGACACCCGAGAAATCGCGCTTCGACACGGTGGCGATACTTGCCAGCACGGCAAAGATCGCGCCGGTACCGCCGGCGGCCAGCATGACGAGCGTGCCGCCATTCGCGAATGACAGCGTGCGCATCAGCAATGGCGTCAGCATCAGGCCCATGAAGAACGTGAAGCCCAGCAGCAGGGCCACGCCCGCGCCGCTGTGCTTGTTCTTCTCGATCGCCCACATGAAGCCGAACGCGATGCCCAGGAACAGCAGCGCGCCGAGGAAGCCGCCCGGCATCGGGATGCCGAATGTCATGCCGGCGGCCGCGCCCAGCACGGTCGGGACCATCGACAGCGACAGCAGCCAGTAGGTGTTGCGAAGCACGCGGTTCTGGGTGACTGCCTGCCCGCCCGCATATTGATAAGTTTTTTCCAAGTTCGCCATAGTTTGCACTCCTTTTGTCGGTACGGTGTACCCTTGCCAAAGCTTAGCACGCGTGGTGCCGAAAAGGGCTGAAGCCCGCCGGGATGGTCTGTGATGCCGGATCGATCCATTGATCCGGCTCTTGAAATCCTCCGGAATCCGCCCAACTGCCTGCGAACGGCTGGGCTTCCCAGCCAATACCGTCCGCTTCGGTGCGCATTCCAGGGTTTCGATACGGCTTTCCGCCGCTTGTTACGCCATCTTCCGCCCCAACACGCATAGTATATGGGGTGTTGTATGCTAAAATCAAAGGTTGATCGAGAAATCAATTACGTTTTAACCCTTTCTTTTTACTGGAGTTTTTAATAATGGCAATCGAACGCACCCTGTCCATCATCAAACCGGACGCAGTGGCCAAGAACGTGATCGGCCAGATCTACAGCCGTTTCGAAGGTGCTGGCCTGAAAGTCGTGGCTGCCCGCATGACCCAACTGTCGCGCGCCGAAGCCGAAGGCTTCTACGCCGTGCACGCTGCCCGTCCTTTCTTCAAGGACCTGGTGGACTTCATGGTTTCCGGCCCGGTGATG belongs to Pseudoduganella albidiflava and includes:
- the ndk gene encoding nucleoside-diphosphate kinase produces the protein MAIERTLSIIKPDAVAKNVIGQIYSRFEGAGLKVVAARMTQLSRAEAEGFYAVHAARPFFKDLVDFMVSGPVMITVLEGEGAIAKNRDLMGATDPKKAEKGTIRADFADSIDANAVHGSDAAETAATEIAYFFPALNVYSR
- a CDS encoding Bax inhibitor-1/YccA family protein, with the protein product MANLEKTYQYAGGQAVTQNRVLRNTYWLLSLSMVPTVLGAAAGMTFGIPMPGGFLGALLFLGIAFGFMWAIEKNKHSGAGVALLLGFTFFMGLMLTPLLMRTLSFANGGTLVMLAAGGTGAIFAVLASIATVSKRDFSGVAKFAFIGLVLIILASLANIFFQIPALSLTISVLAIGIFSAFILYDVQRIVNGGETNYISATLALYLDVYNIFTSLLSILGFTSGDRE
- the pbpC gene encoding penicillin-binding protein 1C, which translates into the protein MRILPVRSLAIAVLLAASAAPAASAPAVPAHEQVRAQWRASDAVMLDRHGAPVQALRVDRQARRAPWVALADISPALPLAVLQAEDTRFMEHGGVDLRAMGQAAWDNLFRERPRGASTITMQLAGLLDPALKAGPGGRTLGQKWDQAVAARALDAAWSKAQILEAYLNLVAFRGELQGVGAAAQGLFGKAPSGLDVAESVILASLLRAPSASRAIVARRACALARDLKAATPCAAIDAVAQRAFSRQASMAPLPPAREAAAQLLKGAGENVRSTLDGTLQRHVQAVLRQQLMALRERHVADGAVLVLDNATGEILAWVGNAGGSEVDGVTAARQAGSTLKPFLYALALERRLLTAASPLDDTPLEVTTPSGLYAPQNYEHDFKGIVTARASLAGSLNVPAVRTLMLVGLERFAAQLRALGFSSLGEEADFYGPSLALGSADVTLLELTNAYRALANGGVAGGATLQARARPVARRRVVDAGAAFIVGDILADRAARAATFGLKNELAAPYWAAVKTGTSKDMRDNWCIGYTARHTVGVWVGNFDGSAMWDVSGVSGAAPVWRDVMDYLNRDLPGRAPQAPAGVVRRTVTWQPALEAARPEWFLKGTETSRVALLPAEQRLPEIVYPADGAILAVDPDIPAGRQRVFFLAHGPRDLRWRLDGTEAGSTGQQAGWAPAPGKHELVLLDGTGREVDRTTFTVRGAE